The proteins below are encoded in one region of Gemmatimonadaceae bacterium:
- a CDS encoding ABC transporter permease, which produces MPLDSLRSAARSLRRQPAFVSVVVLSLALGIALNTTMYGMLDALLRPRIDVRDPAQLYWIRFYGDYKWHVDAPTRDTVLSSGLHTYESVTRAELAIFAQQIQHDGHFSEGVVQGVAWNYFDVLGARPLAGRTFISSDETPDPSAIVIGQTVASQLFPNGDSPIGATITINHQPRVVVGVVSDFTRLPGELAVAWQVAPRKLRGGLFQRLIRLRPGATRADAERELSTVSARIAIAAGENPKDDVLRFHQAADPEFQLRPMHRGLIYAVAAILLVACANLANIQLARGIGRRRELALRSALGASRSRIITHLMGESIILGVAGLALGLVLTYWGARSLHASIPPTVGKYIVEPQMSWRVLVFAIVALLFCLFAVGLAPAISISRTDPNELLKSGAGTGATKRNRRRYALLVGVEIALSLALCCIATATVHTWMFYKGRTSVGYDPRMLSTGSLTVQVPPGSAVRYSELLQTMAARISAIPGVTGAATAAPLGMPEGSAVTVADAGGVREFPAPLFGVTAVSPSYVRTMGWPVVRGRDFIEGERDRGGLIIDQATARKLWPNNNPIGALLKLGYKKSNRPYVPVVGIIGEQKGFETPTEDSQTGARLGRVFYLPGPNDTATASRVLMTFRARAANHPERLPTVLREQIGSFPDANVSQVMTMVDFLGITTGLQGARFLSELFVAFALLAIALAAFGVYGVVAHAVAERRRELGVRVALGATTRDILHAVLRESVVVALAGAAGGLYLTRGGVLLVSEIAMLDVYNAPMFALVAIAVLGVATATAFVPAMRATRIDPTESLRAE; this is translated from the coding sequence ATGCCCCTCGACTCTCTCCGCTCCGCCGCGCGCAGTCTCCGCCGTCAGCCTGCCTTCGTCTCGGTCGTCGTTCTGTCGCTCGCCCTCGGCATCGCGCTCAACACGACTATGTACGGCATGCTCGACGCGCTCCTCCGTCCGCGCATCGACGTGCGCGATCCGGCGCAGCTCTACTGGATCCGCTTCTACGGCGACTACAAGTGGCACGTGGACGCCCCGACTCGCGACACGGTGTTGTCGAGCGGGCTGCACACGTACGAGTCGGTGACTCGTGCCGAGCTCGCGATCTTCGCGCAGCAGATCCAGCACGACGGTCACTTCTCCGAAGGCGTCGTGCAGGGTGTTGCCTGGAACTATTTCGACGTGCTCGGCGCGCGCCCCCTCGCCGGTCGCACGTTCATCTCCTCCGACGAGACGCCGGATCCATCGGCGATCGTCATCGGCCAAACGGTCGCGTCGCAGCTGTTCCCAAACGGCGATTCGCCGATCGGCGCCACGATCACGATCAACCACCAGCCACGCGTCGTCGTCGGCGTCGTGTCGGACTTCACACGGCTCCCCGGCGAGCTGGCGGTCGCTTGGCAGGTCGCCCCGCGCAAGCTGCGCGGCGGGTTGTTTCAACGACTCATCCGCCTTCGTCCCGGCGCGACTCGTGCCGACGCCGAGCGCGAGCTGTCGACGGTGTCCGCGCGCATCGCGATCGCGGCGGGCGAGAATCCGAAAGACGACGTGCTCCGCTTCCACCAGGCGGCCGACCCCGAGTTCCAGCTTCGCCCGATGCATCGGGGTCTCATCTATGCCGTCGCGGCGATCCTGCTCGTGGCGTGCGCCAACCTGGCGAACATTCAGCTGGCTCGCGGCATCGGACGCCGGCGCGAGCTCGCGCTTCGATCGGCATTGGGCGCGTCGCGCAGCCGGATCATCACGCACTTGATGGGCGAGAGCATCATTCTCGGCGTCGCCGGGCTCGCGCTGGGGCTCGTGCTCACCTATTGGGGCGCGAGGTCGCTCCACGCGTCGATCCCCCCGACCGTGGGCAAGTACATCGTCGAGCCGCAGATGAGTTGGCGCGTGTTGGTATTCGCGATCGTCGCGCTGCTCTTCTGTTTGTTCGCGGTCGGTCTCGCGCCCGCGATCAGCATCTCGCGCACGGATCCGAACGAGCTGCTCAAGTCGGGCGCCGGCACCGGAGCGACGAAGCGGAATCGGCGGCGCTACGCGTTGCTGGTCGGCGTGGAGATCGCGCTGTCGCTCGCGCTGTGCTGCATCGCCACCGCGACGGTGCACACCTGGATGTTCTACAAAGGCCGCACCTCGGTTGGGTACGATCCCCGCATGCTGTCGACGGGTAGTCTCACCGTGCAGGTCCCGCCGGGCAGCGCCGTGCGGTACTCCGAGCTCCTGCAGACGATGGCCGCGCGCATCTCGGCGATTCCCGGCGTGACCGGCGCGGCGACCGCCGCACCGCTGGGAATGCCCGAGGGCAGCGCCGTCACCGTCGCGGACGCCGGCGGGGTCCGCGAGTTTCCCGCGCCGCTCTTCGGCGTGACAGCCGTGTCACCGTCGTACGTGCGCACGATGGGCTGGCCGGTCGTGCGCGGTCGCGATTTCATCGAGGGCGAACGCGATCGCGGAGGTCTGATCATCGATCAGGCGACCGCCCGAAAGCTCTGGCCCAACAACAACCCGATCGGAGCGCTGCTCAAGCTCGGCTACAAGAAGTCGAACCGGCCGTACGTTCCGGTCGTCGGCATCATCGGCGAGCAGAAGGGGTTCGAGACGCCGACCGAGGATTCGCAGACCGGCGCACGGCTCGGGCGCGTGTTCTACTTGCCCGGCCCGAACGACACGGCGACCGCCTCGCGCGTGTTGATGACGTTCAGAGCGCGCGCCGCGAATCATCCGGAGCGGTTGCCGACGGTTCTTCGTGAACAAATCGGCTCGTTCCCCGACGCCAATGTGTCGCAGGTCATGACGATGGTGGACTTCCTCGGAATCACGACCGGACTGCAGGGCGCGCGCTTCTTGTCCGAATTGTTCGTGGCGTTCGCGCTGTTGGCGATCGCGCTCGCCGCGTTCGGCGTGTACGGCGTCGTCGCGCACGCTGTCGCGGAGCGGCGGCGCGAGCTCGGCGTCCGTGTGGCGCTCGGCGCGACGACGCGCGACATCCTGCACGCGGTGCTGCGAGAGTCCGTGGTCGTAGCGCTGGCCGGCGCCGCGGGCGGTCTCTATCTCACCAGGGGCGGCGTGCTGCTGGTGTCGGAGATCGCCATGCTCGACGTCTACAACGCGCCGATGTTCGCACTCGTGGCCATCGCGGTGCTAGGAGTCGCGACCGCGACGGCTTTTGTCCCGGCGATGAGAGCGACGAGAATCGATCCCACGGAGTCGCTCAGAGCGGAGTGA
- a CDS encoding M28 family peptidase, which translates to MSTLTRILRPRAAVSVATISTLLALAAAPIQAQRGAAGSEGAPPDTLNDPVRLMVARLDLEKYKATIKGLTQFGDRRQGTERNRKAVDWIEAQLKSYGCTPTERITYTYVTPPPRARGGAGGDSAGGRGRGRGNAAQGGGRIRGYRIQTGVNTDSLKQPDPRIRALDTEPAKDGERQEVFCTKVGSTHPEEMYIVGGHMDGHGWNEAANDDGSGTALVMEVARVFSSPDVKTDRSIRFILWNNEETGTNGARAYIAQRDSLQGRENPPGSGKYPEPKWLGMIQHDMMMFDHGMPRPDGTMSPDQRPEADVNIEFQVTSKHAEGAQKLAWFFQTANEKYATDYPARVGQHMTNTDSGPFQDLVPSISLRENERGEQIGAGWDPQWHQPTDLYSTYNDKDFRLGLNAAQTTLAAVALLTGAKLVK; encoded by the coding sequence ATGAGCACCCTCACTCGCATTCTAAGGCCTCGCGCGGCGGTTTCCGTCGCGACTATTTCGACTCTTCTCGCCCTGGCCGCTGCGCCGATTCAAGCACAGCGCGGGGCGGCCGGCAGTGAAGGCGCGCCGCCTGACACCCTGAACGATCCGGTCCGCCTCATGGTGGCCCGCCTCGATCTCGAGAAGTACAAGGCGACCATCAAGGGCCTCACGCAGTTCGGCGATCGGCGACAGGGAACTGAGCGCAACCGCAAGGCGGTCGACTGGATCGAGGCGCAGCTCAAGAGCTATGGCTGCACACCGACCGAGCGCATCACCTACACGTACGTCACGCCTCCTCCGCGCGCGCGCGGCGGTGCCGGCGGCGACAGCGCCGGCGGCCGCGGTCGGGGCCGTGGCAACGCCGCGCAAGGCGGCGGCCGCATTCGCGGCTACCGGATCCAAACAGGCGTCAATACGGATTCGCTAAAGCAGCCTGACCCGCGCATTCGCGCGCTCGACACCGAGCCCGCCAAGGACGGCGAGCGCCAAGAAGTGTTCTGCACGAAGGTCGGCTCGACGCATCCGGAGGAGATGTACATCGTCGGCGGCCACATGGACGGCCACGGCTGGAACGAAGCGGCGAACGACGACGGCTCGGGCACCGCGCTGGTCATGGAGGTCGCGCGCGTCTTCAGCAGCCCCGACGTGAAGACGGATCGCTCGATCCGATTCATCCTCTGGAACAACGAAGAGACGGGCACGAACGGAGCGCGCGCCTACATCGCGCAGCGCGATTCGCTTCAGGGCAGGGAGAATCCGCCCGGCTCGGGGAAATACCCCGAGCCCAAATGGCTGGGCATGATCCAGCACGACATGATGATGTTCGACCACGGCATGCCGCGCCCCGACGGCACGATGAGTCCCGACCAGCGTCCCGAGGCCGACGTCAACATCGAATTCCAAGTCACGTCCAAGCACGCCGAAGGCGCGCAGAAGCTCGCGTGGTTCTTCCAAACGGCGAACGAGAAATACGCGACGGATTATCCCGCGCGCGTCGGGCAGCACATGACGAACACCGATTCGGGACCGTTCCAGGATCTCGTGCCGTCGATTTCTCTGCGCGAGAACGAGCGCGGCGAACAGATCGGCGCCGGGTGGGACCCGCAGTGGCACCAGCCGACGGATTTGTACTCGACGTACAACGACAAGGATTTCAGGTTGGGGCTGAATGCGGCGCAGACGACGCTTGCCGCGGTGGCCCTATTGACCGGGGCGAAGTTGGTCAAGTAA
- a CDS encoding DinB family protein: MSIGTSMLAEFDREMATTRRVLERVPTDQGTWKPHEKSFALGHLAQLVAGMPGWITLTIRNPDLDLKSGSGYSFQPTDSLVAQFDKNVGEARAELAKVSDQAFDEPWSLKMGDRVLTTEPRGVVVRTHINHLVHHRGQLTVYLRLLNVPVPSIYGPTADERTFG, encoded by the coding sequence ATGAGCATCGGAACATCAATGCTGGCCGAGTTCGATCGGGAGATGGCGACCACCAGGCGGGTGCTGGAGCGAGTCCCCACCGACCAAGGCACGTGGAAGCCGCACGAGAAGTCGTTCGCGCTCGGCCATCTCGCGCAGCTCGTGGCCGGCATGCCGGGCTGGATCACGCTGACGATCCGCAACCCCGACCTGGATCTCAAAAGCGGGAGCGGCTACTCCTTTCAACCGACGGACAGCCTGGTCGCGCAGTTCGACAAGAACGTCGGTGAAGCGCGCGCCGAGCTCGCGAAGGTCAGCGATCAAGCCTTCGACGAGCCGTGGTCGCTCAAGATGGGCGATCGCGTGCTCACGACCGAGCCGCGCGGCGTGGTGGTGCGAACGCACATCAACCACCTCGTGCACCATCGCGGGCAGCTCACCGTCTATCTGCGGCTGCTGAACGTCCCGGTTCCGTCGATCTACGGACCGACGGCGGACGAGCGCACGTTCGGCTGA